The DNA sequence CCTCAACCACATTAATGGCAAATATGCCTGGAGCAGAACATGCTGCCGGACTGGCGAAGAATAACCCTGGCCTTGGAGTGGGAATCCATTTCGTGTTGACCTGCGGAAGGCCGGTAAGCAATGAAGCGGCCTCGCTTGTAAATAGCCAAGGAGAATTTAACAGGATATCGGCAATAGAGGAGGATGGAATTCCAGAGGAAATTGAACTTGAATTAAGGAGCCAATTTGAAAAGTTCATTTCTTTTGGCATAATACCCACTCATATCGACAGCCATCATCATGTGCATTCACTTCCAAATGTTTATCCCGCTGTAGAAAAAATAGCCAGGGAAAATCAATTGCCTATTAGAAAAGTAAGTTCAGATCCAAACCCATTGCAGCCTGTCCAATATTTTAATCATGAATTTTATGGAGATCAGCTGACGACAGAGTATTTGCTCGAACTGCTTGATAAAGCACGTCCTTATGAAACTGCAGAGTTAATGACACATCCTGCTTTTGTTGATGAACAGGTCTATGCTGGCAGTTCATATGCTTTGCAGCGTGTCAGAGAACTAACCATATTAACCGACCCTGCTGTTCAAACGGCCATTACTGACAAGGGCATAGACCTTATAACCTTTAGGGAGGTTTCTATTAAGTCCGTGGTTTGAAAGGGATGAACAGGTTCCTGGACTGGCATGGTCCGGAACCTGTTTAGATGAATTCCAGTGATAAAAAAAGAATTAATGAATTTTATGGAGGACATTTTTTGCAAGATAAACAAATCAGGGAGGAATAAGAGGATGAATATTTTGCTATGCTGCGCAGCAGGAATGTCTACAAGCTTATTGGTGACTAAAATGGAAACAGCAGCTAAAAGCCAGGGCATTGAGGCAAAGATTTGGGCGGAAGGGGCAGATGCAGTTAAACGGCATATTGACAATGCAGATGTATTGCTCCTTGGTCCGCAGGTGCGTTACTTGATGCCTCAAATGAAAAAGCTATGCGAGGAAAAAAATATACCAGTTGATTCTATTAATCCTGTTCATTATGGAATGTGCAATGGACCGGAAGTTTTAAAGGCTGCTATTGATCTGATTAACGGTCAAAAGGGATAGCTTCATAGGTTCCCTTCTTGCACATGAAATAGGTAGAACGTGTCTTTTATAAATAAATCATAAAAGGAAGGGATGTTTTCTTTATGGCTGGCATCGAAGAGACAATCTTTCAAATCATCCTTCACGGCGGCAATGGGAAAAGCTCTGCCATGGAAGCAATTGCTGCTGCCAAGAGCGGGGACATACCAGGGGCAAGAAAGAAAATAGAGGAAGCTGCTAATGAACTGAATAGCGCGCATCTCATCCAAACGTCTCTGATCCAAAGGGAAGTGAGAGGAGAAAGTACAGAGATTACTTTGTTAATGGTGCATGCTCAGGACCATCTTATGAATGCGATTACGATAAAAGACATGGCAGGCGAATTTGTAGACTTGTATGAGCACGTAAATCTATCCGGAGGTGTGAATGCATGAAAAAAGGAATAAAAATAGCTACCATTGGTGGGGGGTCAAGTTATACTCCTGAGTTAGTTGAAGGCTTTATTAAGAGGTATCATGAGCTGCCGGTAAGTGAGCTCTGGCTGGTTGATGTAGAAGCTGGAAAAGAGAAGCTCGAGATTGTAGGGAATCTCGCTAAACGGATGGTTCAGAAGGCAGGGCTCCCCATTGAAGTTCATCTGTCCCTTGATCGTAAAGAAGCCTTGAAGAATGCAGATTTTGTAACAACGCAATTTCGGGTAGGATTATTAGATGCACGGGCAAAGGATGAAAGAATCCCTTTAAAATACGGGGTGCTGGGACAAGAAACAAACGGTCCTGGTGGATTATTCAAGGGCTTGCGGACCATACCGGTTATTTTAGATATTTGCAGAGATATGGAGGAATTGTGTCCTGATGCCTGGCTGATTAACTTTACAAATCCTGCTGGAATGGTAACGGAAGCAGTGCTCCGCTATTCTAATTACAAAAAGGTAGTTGGCCTCTGCAATGTACCTATAGGAATGGAAATGGGAATTGCTAAACTGCTTGATGTGGAACATTCCCGGATCCGGATCGATTTTGCCGGATTGAATCACATGGTATATGGTCTGGATGTGTACCTGGATGGGGAGAGTGTAAAAGGAAAAGTAATAGACCTTCTCACTGATCCGCAGAACAGCAGCTTTGTAAAGAATGTTCAGGGAATTGGATGGGAAACATCTTTTCTTAAAGCCCTAAACGTTCTTCCATGCCCATACCATCTGTATTATTATAAAACGAGGGAAATGGTAGAGAAGGACTTGAAAAATTCAGAGATGGAAGGTACCCGTGCAGAGGTAGTCCAAAAACTTGAAAATGACCTTTTCGAACTTTATAAGGATCCCAACCTGGACATTAAGCCGCCGCAGCTTGAGAAACGCGGAGGCGCATACTATTCTGATGCAGCTGTCCGGTTGATTTCTTCTATGTACAATGACAAACGCGATATCCAGCCTGTCAATACATTGAATAATGGAGCGATAGCGAGCCTTCCGGATGATTCAGCAGTCGAGGTAAGCTGTATTATTACCAAGGATGGCCCAAGGCCTATTGTCATGGGTGATCTCCCTGTGCCGGTCCGCGGATTGGTCCAGCAGATAAAATCTTTTGAACGAGTCGCTGCAGAAGCTGCTGTCACGGGAGATTATGATAAAGCTGTCCTGGCACTGACGATCAATCCTTTAGTTGCATCTGACAAGCTGGCAAAGCAAATTGTGGACGAAATGCTTGAAGCCCACAAAGAACATTTGCCGCAGTTTTTTAATAAGGTAGAAGCATAGAATACATAAGAATCTGGCTGCTGGGGCTGGATTCTTTCTTTTGCTTCAACACCTGGATCAGAAGTGTGTAAGCGCCAGAAGGATTTAATGGATTATTGCTGTAGATTGCCTTATAATCTTCTCCAAACCAGCTAGAAATTATGGAGAATTCTGCACCACATATACTATTTAGCAGCTTTAAAGCAAAAAACTCTTTGTAAAGGAAGTAGCCATGACACTACAACAGCTAAAATACGTAATCGAAGTAGCCAGAAGCCGTTCGATCAACAAAGCGGCACAAAGGCTGTTTATCAGCCAGCCCAGCCTTTCGAATGCACTGAAAGAGCTGGAAGAGGAAGTGGGAATCACGATTTTTTCGCGGTCCAATAAGGGGATTATCATCACTCCTGAAGGATCAGAGTTTCTTGGCTATGCCAGGCAGGTGGTTGAGCAGGCGGAGCTTCTTGAAAACCGTTATACGAATGCACGGTCCCCGCAGCAGCACTTTTCTGTTTCTGCCCAGCACTATGCCTTTGCGGTCAGTGCGTTTGTCCGCCTGTTAAAAGAATATGATCCGGAGGAATATGAATTCAGCCTGCGGGAAACGAAGACCTATGAAATCATTGATGATGTGAAGAACCTGCGCAGTGAGATCGGGATTTTGTATGTGAATGAATTCAATAAAAATGTCATTTATAAGTTTCTGAGGGAAGGAAGTCTGGAGTTTCATGAGCTGTTTGAGGCAGATCCCCATATATTTATCAGCTCCACAAATCCGCTTGCGGAAAGGGATTATGTCACTTTATCTGATTTGGATCCGTATCCATATCTCTCTTATGAGCAGGGAGACTATAATTCCTTCTATTTTTCCGAGGAGATTCTCAGCACCCTTTCCAGGCCGAAGAATATCCGGGTGACGGATCGGGCCACTCTGTTTAATCTGCTGATCGGGCTGGACGGCTATACCATTTCAACAGGTGTTATCAGCCATAAATTAAACAGCAAGGATATCATAGCCATTCCCTTAAAGGTGGATGAGAAGATTAATGTGGGTTATATCACGCATAAAAATGTGACCAACAGCCCGCTTGCGAATATTTATATTCAATATTTAAAAGAAAGCATAAAAGAAGAGCTTGGCGGGTTATAGCTTTAAGCTATAACAAGGCATAGCGACATTGTGTTACGTTATAAGAACTTCCCTGTGCTACACTTACTTTAATGAAAACAAGCCAAGTTCCAGGGCAGCATTTTTATAAGCCTTGGATATATGGGGAGAGGGAGTTCATTATGACTAAGACACTTGTTAAAGCTCCATTCAGAGCAGATCATGTAGGAAGCTTATTGCGCCCGGAGAGGATCCATAAGAGCAGGAAGGAGTTCCAGGAAGGCACGATTACAGCCCAGGAGCTGCATGCTATTGAGACAGAAGAAATCAAGAAGATTGTGGACAAGCAAATTGAGGTCGGCCTTCAGGCTGTCACCGATGGGGAATTCCGCCGCCGGTTCTGGCATACCGATTTCCTTGAGCATTTGAATGGGGTGGAGGGCTATGTGCCGGATCATGGCTTTGCCTTCAAAGGGGAAGAAACGGAAAGATATGATGTGAGAGTCACAGGAAAAATTACGTTTAACCAAGATCATCCGCATATTAAAGACTTTATCGAATTTAAAGAAATTGTCGGTGACCGTGCGGTTGCAAAGCAGACCATCCCAAGCCCTAACCAATTATTTAACGCAGGCATCCGCAACCTTGATATCTATCCGGACGTTGAAGAATATGCGAATGATATCATCAAGACTTACAAGGATAGCATCAAAGCCTTCTATGATGCAGGCTGCCGCTACCTTCAATTTGATGATGTGTACATCGCCGGCCTGAATGCACCGGAAATTCCATTCAATGACAGCGGCTATTCACGTGAGGAATTAATCAGCCTGGCATTAAGAGTTGTGAACGGTGTGCTGGAGGATAAGCCGGAGGATCTGACTGTAACCACTCACCTTTGCCGCGGGAACTACCGCTCTAAATGGGCATTCGAAGGCAGCTATGCCAAGATTGCGCCTGTATTGTTTGCAAAAGAGAAGGTGAACGGATTTTTCCTGGAATACGATGATGACCGTTCCGGCGATTTCGGTCCTCTGGAGTTCGTTCCAAATGGCGGCCCGCTGGTGGTGCTGGGTGTATTCACGTCCAAGCATGGCACTTTGGAAGACAAGGAGAACATTAAAGCACGTGTAGAAGAAGCAACCAAATATCTGCCGCTGGAGCAATTATGCATCAGCCCTCAATGCGGATTCGCTTCTACCCATCACGGCAATATCCTGACAGAGGAAGAGCAGTGGGCTAAGCTGAAGTATATTGTAGATATTTCTAAGGAAATTTGGGGATAAAATATTTAGCGAACAGCTTATGGATGCTGTTCGCTTTTTTTTGTACCGATTATAAAAAGGACATCCCCATTCCACAATCACTAACATTCAAACAGGCCTCCCCATCATACACTGTCATGGAGGTGAGATATATGCCACGAGTGAATTACCGAAGTGCTGACGTAGACCTGATGGCCAGGATGATGCGGGCAGAGGCCGAAGGGGAAGGCAAGCAGGGGATGCTGTACGTGGGAAATGTGATTGTGAACCGTCTTTTAGCCAATTGTTTGGATTTTAAGGATTTGAGATCCGTTCGGGATGTCATCTTTCAGGTGCAGGGCGGAAATTATTCTTTTGAAGCCGTTCAAAAGGGGAATGTGTTTTATCAAAGGGCAAGGGAAGCGGAGAGAAGATTAGCCAAGCAGAACCTTGATTATTGGAGACAGCATCCGGGGAAGTATGCTCTCTGGTATTTTAATCCGTATGCCCCTTGTCCTCCCACTTGGTATGATCAGCCTTTTGCCGGCCAGTTTAAGAATCATTGTTATTATGAACCGAAGGCAGGGACTTGTGAGGCTGTTTATTCCGGGTAAGCTTACTCTCTTTGAGTAGGCTTTTTTATTTTCACGGCAGCAGAAAGGGTGAAGATTAATATGCCAGTTTTTGAAAAAAATGCTGAGCCCTGATATGCCATACTTGTTAACGCTTACTTTTTATTTTAATATAGGAATATAATATATATAAATTTCCAATCCTGATATAATGATAAAAGTACAGAATTTTTGATTTTTCCAGTATAAAGTGAACCTTTGCACTTTTTTCCAAACGAAAAATAATATATAATTATCAGATAATAGTAGATAAATTACCCAATAAATCATTATAATAGAATATGAAAGGGTTTTATTTGAAACGGAAAAGTGAATTTCTAGGTGAAATAGCGCACAATCTTTTTTCACATATAGGAGGCAAAGAACGTATTATGAGCAGCGTACAGAAAGCAACAGACGTAATCTTAATTGGTGCCGGGATCATGAGCGCAACATTGGGTTCTTTTCTGAAGGAGCTTGCTCCTGAGTGGGAGATCAAGGTTTTTGAGAAGCTTGCGGGTGCAGGGGAAGAAAGCTCGAATGAGTGGAATAATGCGGGTACAGGCCATGCTGCCTTGTGCGAGCTGAATTATACGCCAGAGAAGCCGGATGGCTCTATTGATATAAAGAAAGCGATTAATATTAACGAACAATTCCAGCTGTCGCGCCAGTTTTGGTCTTATTTAGTCAAAAAGGACCTTATCCGCAATCCTCAGGAATTCATCATGCCTATACCGCATATGAGCCTTGTGGAAGGTGAGAAAAATGTAGAATTCCTGCAAAAACGATTTAAAGCGCTTTCAGGTGTCCCGCTGTTTCAGGGCATGGAATTCTCAAGTGATCCAAGGAAATTGAAGGAATGGATTCCTCTTATCATGGAGGACCGGAAATCAACCGAACCGATCGCCGCCACGAAAATTGATTCCGGTACTGATGTGAACTTCGGTGCTTTGACAAGGATGCTGTTCGACTATTTAAAAAAGCAAAATGTAGAAATGAATTACAAGCATACGGTAAAGGATATCAAGCGCAACAGCCAGGGCTTGTGGGACGTGAAGGTAAAGAATCTTGAGAGCGGTGCTGTGGAACACCATACTGCCAAGTTCGTATTCATCGGTGGCGGGGGCGGCAGTCTGCCGCTGCTGCAGAAAACCGGGATTCCTGAGTCGAAGCGTATTGGCGGCTTCCCTGTCAGCGGACTTTTCCTTGTCTGCAATAACCCGGAGGTCATTGCCAGGCACCATGCCAAGGTATACGGGAAAGCAAAGGTCGGAGCGCCGCCAATGTCGGTTCCGCATCTTGATACAAGGTATATCGATAACAAGAAGTCCCTGCTGTTCGGGCCTTTTGCCGGATTCTCTCCTAAGTTCCTGAAAACTGGTTCCAATTTCGATCTGATCGGTTCTGTTAAACCGAATAATGTCTTTACCATGCTGGCAGCGGGAATGAAGGAATTCCCTTTGACGAAGTATTTGATCGAGCAGGTACTGCTGTCGCATGAAAAGCGGATCCAGGAACTGCGCGAGTTCATCCCGAATGCCAAGAGCGGTGATTGGGATACAGTTGTAGCCGGCCAGCGTGTTCAGGTCATCAAGGACACAGAAGCAGGCGGCAAAGGAACGCTGCAATTTGGGACAGAGGTTGTAAGTGCTTCAGACGGTTCGGTTGCTGCCTTGCTCGGCGCATCTCCAGGTGCATCAACTGCTGTACAGGTCATGCTTGAAGTGCTAGAGAAATGCTTCCCTGAGCATATGCAGAAATGGCAGCCGAAAATCAAAGAAATGATTCCGTCATTCGGTGTGTCGCTGGCCAGCAATCCAGCACTTTTCCATGAGATCCAGACTTCAACAGCCGAGACACTTGGCTTAAGGAAAAAAGAACTGGTTTCCTAGAAAATTATTATGTCAACTTCAAAATCAACTAGAACCTTTAATCATGATAAGATTAGAGGTTCTTTTTCTATTTAAATGAGAAGGAAAGTGGGAAGGAAAATGGATTATATAAAAACAATGCGAAAATGGATTGGACACGAAACGCTATTCACTGTCGGCTGCGGCATGATCATTGAGAACGAGGGAAAAATCCTCCTTCAGCACCGTACAGACGAAGATAATTGGTGCATACCCGGCGGAGTGATGGAGCTGGGCGAAACATTTGAGAAGACAGCTAAAAGAGAAACCTTTGAAGAAACAGGACTTGAGGTTCAGGAGCTTGAGCTGTTCGGGATTTACTCAGGGGAAAAATGCTTTGTTGAATATCCCAATAAAGACAGGGTATTCAGTGTCCAGATTATATTCAAAACCAGCTCTTTCAGCGGGACCTTAAAGCAAACGGGAGACGAAAGCAGGGAGCATCGGTATTTTGAGAAGAGCGGCCTGCCAGGCAATTTAAATCCAAGGCAGAAAGAGTTTATTCAAGATTGGGCGGAGGGGAAGAAGACGCCTGTACTGGATTAAAATGAAAGAGTAATCTGTATACAGGCATCCAACTGAAGGAGTATCTGATATTTGAAAACCCTGCAAAATTGCGGGGCTTTTCTATATGTGCAAGCAATCCGCAGACAGACCCATTAAATCCTGAATAATTTAGTCATCCTTAATTCTTTCTTTAAAAATTCTTTAACGTTTCCTCCTATACTGAGTTTTGTTAAGAGAATGATTAGGAGGAAAGATAATGGAAAAATCGATTATGTTCACTATTGAATCATGGTATGTGCTTGGCCCGCTCTTTTTTATGGGGCTTCTGGTCCTTGCCGTCTGGGGTAAGCGTCAAAATAGGAAGGTGACCATAGCTCAATACGTTGTTTTATTGTCATTTGGAATATACTTGCTTTGCGTGATCCATCTTGTGTTTTTCCCGATAGAGGTGAATATAGGAAAGTATGCGAATCAGACAAAGTGGTATCAGACTGTGAACTTTATACCTGTGCTGACAATTGATATAACGACTTTTATGCTGAATGTACTTATGCTTGTGCCATTCGGGATGTACCTTCCGTTCCTGAACAGGAGAATGGTTTCCTTAAAAGACGCTGCAAAGTTCGGCTTTGCATTGAGTCTTGCTTTTGAATTGGTTCAGCTGCTGATCAGGGTGACGCTTGGAAGCGGCAGAAGCACGGATGTGAATGATCTGCTGGCAAATACAGCAGGAGCAATAGTTGGATTTTTCATAGTGAAAAGCTTGTTCAAGATAAATTTTATTGGCGGTCTGCTGAAGCAGTTTCAGCTGCATGAAAAGAAGGGAGAGTCAGTCATTGACGAGAATATTGATTGTTGATGATGATCAGCATATTACTGAGCTGATTGAGGTGTATTTAAAGAATGAAGGGTATGAGGTCAGTAAAGCTGGCAATGGGGTTGAGGCATTGAACAGCTTCGGCAAAAGCCAGCCGGATTTGATCATTCTGGATATTATGATGCCTGAGATGGACGGGCTGTCTTTTTGCACACAGGTGAGGAAGAGCAGCCAGGTGCCTATTCTGATGGTGAGTGCAAAGGTAGAGGATATGGACAAAATCGTGGGTCTGATGACTGGTGCCGATGACTATATGAGTAAGCCATTTAATCCGCTTGAGCTCACAGCAAGAGTGAAGGCTCTTCTCAGGAGAGCAAACTACTCCCAGCCAGAAAAGGGCGATGCTGTTCTGCAAATCGGCCCGCTTGCAATCGATAAACAAAAGCATCATGTGCTGGCGGAAGGTAATAGCATAAAACTGACTTCCATTGAGTTTGAGATCCTTTATCTGCTGGCAAGAAACCAGGGCCGTGTTTTTTCTTCTGAAGAAATATTTGAAAGTGTATGGAATGAACCAGGTGAAGGGTCCAATAAGACAGTTATGGTCCATATAAGCAATCTGCGTGAAAAGCTTGAAGCAGCTTTACCAGGCGAAAAAATCATTCACACGGTATGGGGAGTGGGGTATAAAATTGAAAGATAATTTTAAGCATATCCTCAGGTTCATTCCAAAATGGAAGATTGCGATCTATATCATCCTCTCTTTCTTCCTTGCACTGGCTGTTGCCGCCCTCCTATTGCCGGCTGTCTGGTATATCGAGGACAATTCGAGATTTGCTGAAAGCCTGCTGTTTCTTTTATTTTACGGAAGGTCATTGGTGCTTCTCGTTTTTTATGCAATCCTCATGATAGGGTTCCTGCTGCTTTTTTACCTGTACGAAAGAAAAAGGTACCTTAGCTATTATGTGAAAAAGCTGACAGAAGAGGTGCAGCAGCTGGCTTTTAAAGAGGGCAAAGCTGTATTATCCGGCAAAGGCGAATTCAGCAGGCTGGCTGAAGGGATTCAGGAGATCTTCACTAAATCAGAGCAGGCTATTGTAGAAGTAAGAAAAGCAGAACAGCTGAAAAATGAGCTGGTGACAAATGTGGCCCATGATCTCCGCTCTCCGCTCACTTCAATCATCGGCTATTTAAATTTAATCAATGAAGACCGCTATCAGGATGAGGTGGAGCTGCGCCATTATATCCAGGTCATCACTGATAAGACAGCAGGTTTGCATTCCTTGATAGACGACATTTTCGAATACACATACATGCAGAACCAGCAGGCACTCTTTGAAAAGCATCCGATCGATTTGGAGGAATTGATGAATCAGCTTGCGGTTCAATCCCGTGTGCAGCTGGAGGACGCGGGGATGGAGTGGCGGCAGTTCCTTGAAGGGGATGAACCCCCTATTGTTCTCGGGGACGGAGGGAAGCTGATCCGGGTCTTTGAGAACCTGATCCAAAACGCTGTCCGGTATGGCAGAGAAGGAAAGTATCTGGATATCATCCTTGGAGGCACAGGCCATAATGTCGAGATACAGGTTGCCAATTATGGGCCTGCCATCCCGGGGGCTGAACTGCCTCATATTTTTGAGAGGTTTTTCCGGGTAGAAAAATCCAGATCGCATTTTACTGGAGGGTCCGGGCTTGGTTTGGCTATAGCAAAGAGCATCATTGAGCTGCATGGAGGAACAATTGAAGCAAAGAGCAGACCGGGAAGGACAGCTTTTATCATCAGACTGCCAAGAGGATATAGTGATGAACGGCAAAGAACCTAATTAATTTCGGCTCCCGGCCAGTATAAAGTAGTTGGTAGGGAGAAAAATTTGA is a window from the Bacillus infantis NRRL B-14911 genome containing:
- a CDS encoding malate:quinone oxidoreductase gives rise to the protein MKGFYLKRKSEFLGEIAHNLFSHIGGKERIMSSVQKATDVILIGAGIMSATLGSFLKELAPEWEIKVFEKLAGAGEESSNEWNNAGTGHAALCELNYTPEKPDGSIDIKKAININEQFQLSRQFWSYLVKKDLIRNPQEFIMPIPHMSLVEGEKNVEFLQKRFKALSGVPLFQGMEFSSDPRKLKEWIPLIMEDRKSTEPIAATKIDSGTDVNFGALTRMLFDYLKKQNVEMNYKHTVKDIKRNSQGLWDVKVKNLESGAVEHHTAKFVFIGGGGGSLPLLQKTGIPESKRIGGFPVSGLFLVCNNPEVIARHHAKVYGKAKVGAPPMSVPHLDTRYIDNKKSLLFGPFAGFSPKFLKTGSNFDLIGSVKPNNVFTMLAAGMKEFPLTKYLIEQVLLSHEKRIQELREFIPNAKSGDWDTVVAGQRVQVIKDTEAGGKGTLQFGTEVVSASDGSVAALLGASPGASTAVQVMLEVLEKCFPEHMQKWQPKIKEMIPSFGVSLASNPALFHEIQTSTAETLGLRKKELVS
- a CDS encoding PTS sugar transporter subunit IIB; translated protein: MNILLCCAAGMSTSLLVTKMETAAKSQGIEAKIWAEGADAVKRHIDNADVLLLGPQVRYLMPQMKKLCEEKNIPVDSINPVHYGMCNGPEVLKAAIDLINGQKG
- a CDS encoding sensor histidine kinase, encoding MKDNFKHILRFIPKWKIAIYIILSFFLALAVAALLLPAVWYIEDNSRFAESLLFLLFYGRSLVLLVFYAILMIGFLLLFYLYERKRYLSYYVKKLTEEVQQLAFKEGKAVLSGKGEFSRLAEGIQEIFTKSEQAIVEVRKAEQLKNELVTNVAHDLRSPLTSIIGYLNLINEDRYQDEVELRHYIQVITDKTAGLHSLIDDIFEYTYMQNQQALFEKHPIDLEELMNQLAVQSRVQLEDAGMEWRQFLEGDEPPIVLGDGGKLIRVFENLIQNAVRYGREGKYLDIILGGTGHNVEIQVANYGPAIPGAELPHIFERFFRVEKSRSHFTGGSGLGLAIAKSIIELHGGTIEAKSRPGRTAFIIRLPRGYSDERQRT
- a CDS encoding NUDIX hydrolase, which gives rise to MDYIKTMRKWIGHETLFTVGCGMIIENEGKILLQHRTDEDNWCIPGGVMELGETFEKTAKRETFEETGLEVQELELFGIYSGEKCFVEYPNKDRVFSVQIIFKTSSFSGTLKQTGDESREHRYFEKSGLPGNLNPRQKEFIQDWAEGKKTPVLD
- a CDS encoding VanZ family protein gives rise to the protein MEKSIMFTIESWYVLGPLFFMGLLVLAVWGKRQNRKVTIAQYVVLLSFGIYLLCVIHLVFFPIEVNIGKYANQTKWYQTVNFIPVLTIDITTFMLNVLMLVPFGMYLPFLNRRMVSLKDAAKFGFALSLAFELVQLLIRVTLGSGRSTDVNDLLANTAGAIVGFFIVKSLFKINFIGGLLKQFQLHEKKGESVIDENIDC
- a CDS encoding PTS lactose/cellobiose transporter subunit IIA, with protein sequence MAGIEETIFQIILHGGNGKSSAMEAIAAAKSGDIPGARKKIEEAANELNSAHLIQTSLIQREVRGESTEITLLMVHAQDHLMNAITIKDMAGEFVDLYEHVNLSGGVNA
- a CDS encoding cell wall hydrolase: MPRVNYRSADVDLMARMMRAEAEGEGKQGMLYVGNVIVNRLLANCLDFKDLRSVRDVIFQVQGGNYSFEAVQKGNVFYQRAREAERRLAKQNLDYWRQHPGKYALWYFNPYAPCPPTWYDQPFAGQFKNHCYYEPKAGTCEAVYSG
- a CDS encoding response regulator transcription factor, with the protein product MKRRESQSLTRILIVDDDQHITELIEVYLKNEGYEVSKAGNGVEALNSFGKSQPDLIILDIMMPEMDGLSFCTQVRKSSQVPILMVSAKVEDMDKIVGLMTGADDYMSKPFNPLELTARVKALLRRANYSQPEKGDAVLQIGPLAIDKQKHHVLAEGNSIKLTSIEFEILYLLARNQGRVFSSEEIFESVWNEPGEGSNKTVMVHISNLREKLEAALPGEKIIHTVWGVGYKIER
- the chbG gene encoding chitin disaccharide deacetylase, with product MTKLIINADDFGYSKGVNLGIIEAFQNGVVTSTTLMANMPGAEHAAGLAKNNPGLGVGIHFVLTCGRPVSNEAASLVNSQGEFNRISAIEEDGIPEEIELELRSQFEKFISFGIIPTHIDSHHHVHSLPNVYPAVEKIARENQLPIRKVSSDPNPLQPVQYFNHEFYGDQLTTEYLLELLDKARPYETAELMTHPAFVDEQVYAGSSYALQRVRELTILTDPAVQTAITDKGIDLITFREVSIKSVV
- a CDS encoding 5-methyltetrahydropteroyltriglutamate--homocysteine S-methyltransferase, which encodes MTKTLVKAPFRADHVGSLLRPERIHKSRKEFQEGTITAQELHAIETEEIKKIVDKQIEVGLQAVTDGEFRRRFWHTDFLEHLNGVEGYVPDHGFAFKGEETERYDVRVTGKITFNQDHPHIKDFIEFKEIVGDRAVAKQTIPSPNQLFNAGIRNLDIYPDVEEYANDIIKTYKDSIKAFYDAGCRYLQFDDVYIAGLNAPEIPFNDSGYSREELISLALRVVNGVLEDKPEDLTVTTHLCRGNYRSKWAFEGSYAKIAPVLFAKEKVNGFFLEYDDDRSGDFGPLEFVPNGGPLVVLGVFTSKHGTLEDKENIKARVEEATKYLPLEQLCISPQCGFASTHHGNILTEEEQWAKLKYIVDISKEIWG
- a CDS encoding 6-phospho-beta-glucosidase; translation: MKKGIKIATIGGGSSYTPELVEGFIKRYHELPVSELWLVDVEAGKEKLEIVGNLAKRMVQKAGLPIEVHLSLDRKEALKNADFVTTQFRVGLLDARAKDERIPLKYGVLGQETNGPGGLFKGLRTIPVILDICRDMEELCPDAWLINFTNPAGMVTEAVLRYSNYKKVVGLCNVPIGMEMGIAKLLDVEHSRIRIDFAGLNHMVYGLDVYLDGESVKGKVIDLLTDPQNSSFVKNVQGIGWETSFLKALNVLPCPYHLYYYKTREMVEKDLKNSEMEGTRAEVVQKLENDLFELYKDPNLDIKPPQLEKRGGAYYSDAAVRLISSMYNDKRDIQPVNTLNNGAIASLPDDSAVEVSCIITKDGPRPIVMGDLPVPVRGLVQQIKSFERVAAEAAVTGDYDKAVLALTINPLVASDKLAKQIVDEMLEAHKEHLPQFFNKVEA
- a CDS encoding LysR family transcriptional regulator codes for the protein MTLQQLKYVIEVARSRSINKAAQRLFISQPSLSNALKELEEEVGITIFSRSNKGIIITPEGSEFLGYARQVVEQAELLENRYTNARSPQQHFSVSAQHYAFAVSAFVRLLKEYDPEEYEFSLRETKTYEIIDDVKNLRSEIGILYVNEFNKNVIYKFLREGSLEFHELFEADPHIFISSTNPLAERDYVTLSDLDPYPYLSYEQGDYNSFYFSEEILSTLSRPKNIRVTDRATLFNLLIGLDGYTISTGVISHKLNSKDIIAIPLKVDEKINVGYITHKNVTNSPLANIYIQYLKESIKEELGGL